In the genome of Leptospira congkakensis, one region contains:
- a CDS encoding alpha-2-macroglobulin family protein: MRKLVLAFSLLFFLGSCNSITGLFRSIKRVIFPSSCRIEVKLDTTDLKYLEDLWDYQITVSEDTNLRELASAVEILPKPSDPKTEFSDYVSREFSLDQWNFDPGVSYEIKIGKFYAENDCFLETPVSFKLPVMAKKPSFYLSRENIFESNLNKVLPISISNVPEFEIRSAELSIPVLVNAVATLGNRYYEFENQLNWKKTIWKSGVKVNSFGNQGMDIDTYFGSKPNTKAWIAFQLGAKVIGDNNKEEFKKESIFLQSTNLGITTKLDPNTLHVWVHSLSKAEPVANTNMSLYEKGSLRGTCKTDKDGHCTLPTINDTKSLEKSVLIAEDSSGDNTFLHFNETHIEGYSDYYSENNVKGKIYFDRKLYRPGDRVEIKAVLADRKNGNLVPYASKSVNLQIRDSRGKDISNTNLSSTGQGGVYAGYTIPSDAPLGHYSVSVYVPGKSYSVTYDTFQVEEFRPVNFMVNVNLANAVNRDQNVKGAVEGKYMFGAPMGGAKVSYSVLKRKRYIAFDSFSNYDFSDTWYDYEDEYSDSNSDYVTGSEGVLDSKGLYSLDIPVPNLTRKFVTDGEDIEIADPFNLVVESSVFDVDGKSVTKSSSIPYNPSESYVGLKCNDRYQSLDKPFQFGAVSVNLQGKAVAGVELKAYIIYNDWTSVLSKGLGKFFFRSNQLTKKVVEVKKLVSKAEGVSFDYRAKDPGSYTVLVLNKDKVFSRVDFYAYEKESYYTWDFRGDDSIELRTDKQEYKIGDKAKILIKSPLQNSRVIVTVERDSVYFKKSFLMKGNSAPLEIPIEESYLPNVDVNVVMLSGRLPVPEGLSSDDIKEFNEQDLGAPKAKTGSVTLKVNLSSRTAPVVIKTDKQEYQPREQVKLSIQTNPGAELTVSVADRGVLDLVGYSFQSPVQMFYQYWHNIVKTFELRSMIIKHYIYENKGDSPGGDYGEDSGGGFSAESESGARKDFRYTAYWNPIVIADSSGNADLSFVLPDNLTTFRVMVASSANGKFGASNSEFIVKKNLVLQKTVARFIRVGDSLELGGSITNNTKKKGKFKYKIDSKFLSEDKGWISIELAAGQTKEVLRTFQISESQYIKLKQSQPKDDIQLSYQISVEPETGAEFTDLKKSDLSDALVVTMPIKEFDPVTSVQFSGYTDSEHKTLISFPKKESILLNKGSLDIRMSGTALTALKSAFDFYESNPYFCMEQRTSAYLLSLSAGELLKEFQYKAPAKDSYDFTQIEKLFLDEMSEFQTSDGSFKVWKGHGRTGYPYLTAYITSVMQIGKEKGKRSNSKAYDLAIQYLQNYVKNPTETSVNSYQTLSLIYSVLSKDKKDIHSLEKTLVDHFEELNLKSRGIFLTAYAETHKLESSDSDPVFKKLFSEYSNFIVYDKELFTLKPLKKNTDEYYYYSYYSSSTVLGNYLRLLLKVDSKNPRIVDLVKSIMVDRQNQFWSDSHSVGTIALALAEYRNRFESTSTDTEGQAIFGEKTLIDESFSSSSDSIYKEEITFDRLFEGKDPSGRPLLFKRTSAEGRLYFQSRLMYVPVKDTTTQKFNGLEIRKTLYRIDGRNSNGDPILKEVTNLERGSTYLVKVKILSNLDQAFGMVVDPIPSNTEIVNTSFLTEKKSDAEDTDVTNTYYGGYKEYRDDRVIFSEDYIKKGETEFNYILRPVAKGNSIMPASKTFLMYHPQFYGNTNTIRVKVE; the protein is encoded by the coding sequence ATGCGTAAGTTGGTATTGGCTTTTAGTTTATTGTTTTTTCTTGGTTCTTGTAATTCCATCACTGGACTTTTTCGATCCATCAAACGAGTTATTTTTCCAAGTAGCTGTCGCATAGAAGTCAAACTCGACACAACAGATCTCAAATACTTAGAAGATCTTTGGGATTACCAAATTACAGTTTCGGAAGATACCAACTTAAGAGAACTAGCTTCTGCTGTAGAAATTTTACCAAAACCATCTGATCCAAAAACAGAATTTTCTGACTATGTGAGTCGCGAATTTTCATTGGACCAATGGAACTTTGATCCAGGTGTTTCTTATGAAATCAAAATTGGAAAATTTTATGCGGAGAACGATTGTTTCTTAGAGACACCAGTTAGTTTCAAACTTCCTGTGATGGCAAAAAAACCATCCTTCTATTTATCTAGGGAAAATATTTTTGAATCCAATTTAAACAAAGTCCTTCCTATTTCTATTTCGAACGTTCCTGAATTTGAAATTCGATCTGCTGAATTGTCCATTCCAGTTCTTGTGAATGCGGTTGCAACACTGGGCAATCGTTATTATGAATTTGAAAACCAACTGAATTGGAAAAAAACAATATGGAAATCAGGAGTCAAAGTGAACTCCTTTGGAAACCAAGGGATGGATATTGATACTTATTTTGGTTCCAAACCCAATACAAAAGCATGGATTGCTTTTCAGTTAGGTGCCAAAGTCATTGGAGACAACAACAAAGAAGAATTCAAAAAAGAATCTATTTTTTTACAATCTACTAACTTAGGAATCACAACAAAATTAGATCCGAATACCCTCCATGTTTGGGTACATTCTCTATCAAAAGCAGAACCTGTTGCGAATACAAATATGAGTTTGTATGAGAAAGGTAGTCTCCGTGGTACTTGCAAAACTGATAAAGATGGTCATTGTACTTTGCCGACCATCAATGATACAAAATCTCTCGAAAAATCAGTGTTAATTGCAGAAGATTCTTCTGGAGATAATACCTTCCTTCATTTTAATGAAACACATATTGAAGGGTATAGTGATTATTATTCAGAAAATAATGTAAAAGGAAAAATTTACTTTGATAGGAAATTATACAGACCAGGTGACCGAGTAGAAATCAAAGCAGTCCTTGCTGATAGAAAAAATGGAAATCTTGTTCCTTATGCGTCTAAATCTGTAAATTTACAAATTCGTGATTCTCGTGGAAAGGATATATCCAATACAAATTTAAGTTCTACAGGGCAGGGTGGCGTTTACGCCGGTTATACAATTCCTTCTGATGCACCACTTGGTCATTATTCCGTATCGGTTTACGTTCCTGGCAAATCTTATTCTGTAACTTATGATACCTTCCAGGTAGAAGAGTTCCGTCCTGTAAATTTTATGGTGAATGTGAATTTGGCAAATGCTGTTAACAGAGACCAAAATGTAAAAGGTGCGGTCGAAGGTAAGTATATGTTTGGGGCTCCAATGGGAGGAGCAAAAGTCAGTTATTCAGTATTAAAAAGAAAAAGATACATTGCTTTCGATTCTTTTTCCAATTATGATTTTTCAGATACATGGTATGATTATGAGGATGAATATTCGGATAGTAATTCAGATTATGTAACTGGATCGGAAGGCGTTTTAGATAGCAAAGGTTTATATAGTTTAGATATTCCTGTTCCAAACTTAACTCGAAAGTTTGTGACTGATGGTGAAGATATAGAAATTGCCGATCCATTTAATTTAGTTGTAGAGTCTTCTGTCTTTGATGTAGACGGAAAATCAGTCACCAAGTCATCCAGTATCCCTTACAATCCATCCGAATCTTATGTTGGTTTAAAATGTAATGATAGATATCAATCTTTGGACAAACCATTTCAATTTGGAGCTGTATCGGTCAACTTACAAGGTAAAGCCGTTGCCGGTGTGGAACTAAAAGCTTATATCATTTATAATGACTGGACTTCTGTTTTGTCTAAGGGTCTTGGGAAATTTTTCTTTCGTAGCAACCAACTAACAAAAAAGGTTGTAGAAGTTAAAAAGTTGGTATCGAAAGCCGAAGGAGTTTCTTTTGATTATCGTGCGAAAGATCCAGGTAGTTATACAGTTTTAGTTTTAAACAAAGACAAAGTTTTTTCAAGAGTGGATTTTTATGCTTACGAAAAGGAATCTTATTATACTTGGGACTTTCGTGGGGATGACTCCATTGAGTTACGCACAGATAAACAAGAATACAAAATCGGTGATAAGGCAAAAATTCTAATCAAATCTCCACTTCAGAATTCTCGAGTGATTGTGACTGTGGAAAGAGATTCGGTTTATTTCAAAAAATCATTTTTGATGAAAGGGAATAGTGCCCCTCTTGAAATTCCTATTGAAGAATCTTATCTCCCGAATGTGGATGTTAATGTTGTTATGTTATCGGGAAGGTTACCTGTTCCCGAAGGTCTATCTTCTGATGATATTAAAGAGTTCAATGAACAAGATTTAGGTGCTCCGAAAGCAAAAACGGGATCAGTCACTTTAAAAGTTAATTTGTCATCTAGAACGGCACCTGTAGTGATCAAAACGGACAAACAAGAATACCAACCGAGAGAACAAGTAAAACTATCAATCCAAACAAATCCAGGTGCGGAACTAACTGTGTCAGTTGCGGATCGTGGTGTGTTGGATTTGGTCGGTTATTCATTCCAAAGCCCAGTCCAAATGTTCTATCAATATTGGCACAATATTGTCAAAACTTTTGAACTTCGTAGTATGATCATCAAACATTATATATACGAAAATAAAGGTGATAGTCCTGGTGGGGATTACGGCGAAGATTCTGGCGGTGGGTTTTCTGCAGAATCGGAATCGGGAGCAAGGAAAGATTTCCGTTACACTGCTTATTGGAATCCAATTGTGATTGCCGATAGTAGTGGAAACGCTGATTTAAGTTTTGTTTTACCGGACAACCTAACTACATTTAGGGTAATGGTGGCTTCCTCTGCCAATGGAAAATTTGGTGCATCCAATTCCGAATTTATTGTCAAAAAGAATCTTGTTTTACAAAAAACAGTCGCAAGGTTCATTCGTGTTGGCGATAGTTTAGAGTTAGGTGGAAGTATTACCAATAATACTAAGAAAAAAGGAAAGTTTAAATACAAAATCGATTCAAAATTTTTATCCGAAGACAAAGGTTGGATTTCTATCGAACTTGCAGCGGGTCAAACCAAGGAAGTCCTTAGAACCTTCCAAATTTCCGAATCACAATATATCAAACTGAAACAAAGCCAACCCAAGGATGATATCCAATTATCCTATCAAATCTCCGTGGAACCAGAAACGGGTGCAGAGTTTACCGACTTAAAAAAATCAGACCTTAGTGATGCTTTGGTAGTCACTATGCCAATCAAAGAGTTTGATCCTGTAACATCTGTTCAATTTTCAGGTTATACAGATTCGGAACACAAAACCTTAATATCTTTTCCGAAAAAAGAATCCATATTACTCAACAAAGGATCTTTGGACATTCGTATGTCGGGAACGGCTCTCACGGCATTAAAATCAGCCTTCGATTTTTATGAATCCAATCCTTACTTTTGTATGGAACAAAGGACTTCTGCTTATTTACTTTCTCTTAGTGCGGGTGAGTTATTAAAAGAATTTCAATACAAAGCTCCGGCAAAAGATTCTTATGATTTTACTCAAATCGAAAAATTGTTTTTGGATGAAATGTCTGAGTTTCAAACCAGCGATGGGAGTTTTAAGGTATGGAAGGGTCATGGTAGAACGGGATATCCTTATTTAACTGCTTATATAACATCAGTGATGCAGATTGGAAAAGAGAAAGGAAAAAGATCAAATTCTAAAGCTTATGATTTAGCCATTCAATACTTACAAAATTATGTAAAAAATCCTACGGAAACTTCGGTCAATTCTTATCAAACATTGAGTTTGATTTATTCTGTTCTTTCAAAAGATAAAAAGGACATCCATTCTTTAGAAAAAACATTGGTCGATCATTTTGAAGAATTGAATTTAAAATCTCGCGGAATTTTTCTTACTGCTTATGCTGAAACACATAAACTTGAATCTTCAGATTCAGATCCCGTGTTTAAAAAATTATTCTCTGAATATTCGAATTTTATAGTTTATGATAAAGAATTATTCACCCTAAAACCTCTGAAAAAAAATACAGATGAATACTATTACTATTCGTATTATAGTTCTTCAACGGTTCTTGGAAATTATTTACGATTGTTGCTGAAAGTAGATTCCAAAAATCCAAGGATTGTTGATTTGGTAAAATCGATAATGGTAGACAGACAAAATCAGTTTTGGTCAGACAGTCATAGTGTCGGAACCATTGCACTTGCATTGGCAGAATATAGAAATCGTTTCGAATCAACTTCAACAGATACAGAAGGCCAAGCAATCTTTGGAGAAAAAACTTTAATTGATGAGTCTTTTTCTTCTTCCTCAGATTCCATCTATAAAGAAGAAATCACCTTTGACAGGTTATTTGAAGGAAAGGATCCATCGGGTCGGCCATTACTATTCAAACGAACTAGTGCTGAGGGAAGATTGTATTTTCAATCTAGATTGATGTATGTTCCTGTAAAAGATACCACCACACAAAAGTTTAACGGTCTTGAGATTAGAAAAACTTTGTATCGGATCGACGGTAGAAATTCCAATGGAGATCCTATTTTAAAAGAAGTCACAAACCTGGAACGTGGCTCTACCTATCTCGTAAAAGTAAAGATACTTAGTAATTTAGATCAAGCATTCGGAATGGTTGTGGATCCAATTCCAAGTAATACCGAAATTGTAAATACTTCGTTTTTGACCGAAAAAAAATCAGATGCCGAAGATACGGATGTTACAAATACTTATTACGGCGGATATAAAGAATATCGAGATGATCGTGTTATCTTTTCGGAAGATTACATAAAAAAAGGCGAAACGGAATTTAATTATATTTTGAGACCGGTGGCGAAAGGAAATTCCATTATGCCGGCCTCTAAAACATTTTTGATGTATCATCCTCAGTTTTATGGGAATACCAACACCATCCGAGTGAAAGTGGAGTGA
- a CDS encoding transglycosylase domain-containing protein — MSSIKKYIIYSVLVGFFVVPLAIFLLRPISFESFQNHTTVRILTKEGTLIGRGKNKNQTRQDWENIREYPDFVPEILKIAEDKRFDDHHGVDVFAGINSLGSYIFSKGKRGGASTITMQLVRIQNPEIRSYPFFVRKGFEILEALRYEVWLSKSEILEAYLNSVSIYANTVGFPSASLLLFGKHIRFLSIEETVYLTVLIRKNKPELKELSIRYHNLRDRIKYPIPKLENPNELRVGFTSSNHPNVSDQWKGENQHFLNWIRILISKPSEEFVSSLSSELNSELHSIVNSELEGLERWNVSNASAIVLERVPGKKDELELKGMIGSKNFFEDGNGMVNGSLAYRDAGSTLKPLLYALTIEKGQYSVNSIFSDEKYSFSLGQGGNYLPRNADLRYWGDLTLAEALGNSRNIPAVTAINQLGVNTFYRFLQSAGFTHLKESPQFYGPGLALGAGGTSLLQLTRAYGTFPLKGILPKILLGKIDNQPLYFGDSSQLFSPETAEEIKFVLRDPKLRQRAFGRRSYLDFPFPVSIKTGTSKDYRNSWTVAFNENYVVGAWVGNFSGERTMDVSGSFGAGRIVQNIFRTLMKDKPKLEYHSHLTETRNFCRVTGKLAQMNCPSIVLRVRKKVFLPEPCDKHKEEPSGSVLGVGFVYPSMGQIFLYHPSYERETQSIPVRIREMKTLKEPKLIWNEKEELKPSSNGELRLPIIRGKQSLVLYDGEMKKASVDFEVK, encoded by the coding sequence GTGAGTTCTATAAAAAAATATATTATATATTCAGTGTTAGTGGGATTCTTTGTGGTTCCACTAGCCATTTTTTTATTAAGACCAATTTCTTTTGAATCCTTTCAAAACCATACAACAGTTCGCATCCTTACGAAAGAAGGAACTTTGATTGGAAGAGGAAAAAACAAAAATCAAACCAGGCAAGATTGGGAAAATATTCGTGAATACCCAGACTTTGTTCCTGAAATTTTAAAAATTGCCGAAGATAAAAGATTTGATGACCACCATGGAGTGGATGTTTTTGCAGGTATCAATTCTCTCGGTTCCTATATTTTTTCCAAAGGAAAACGGGGAGGTGCTTCCACAATCACCATGCAATTGGTGCGTATCCAAAATCCGGAGATTCGTTCTTATCCTTTTTTCGTGCGGAAAGGTTTTGAAATTTTGGAAGCACTTCGATACGAAGTTTGGTTAAGCAAATCCGAAATTTTAGAAGCCTATTTAAATTCTGTCTCCATCTATGCAAATACCGTTGGATTTCCTTCCGCATCACTATTGTTATTTGGTAAACACATTCGTTTTTTGTCGATTGAAGAAACTGTTTATCTTACGGTTCTCATACGAAAAAATAAACCTGAACTAAAAGAACTTTCGATCCGTTATCATAACCTCCGAGATAGAATCAAATATCCAATACCAAAGTTAGAGAATCCAAATGAACTAAGGGTTGGATTTACTTCCTCCAATCATCCTAATGTTTCAGATCAATGGAAGGGAGAAAACCAACATTTCTTAAATTGGATTCGCATTTTGATTTCAAAACCATCAGAAGAATTCGTTTCATCCTTATCTTCTGAATTAAACTCCGAATTACATTCCATTGTGAATTCCGAATTGGAAGGTTTAGAAAGATGGAATGTTTCCAATGCATCTGCTATTGTTTTGGAGCGGGTTCCTGGCAAAAAAGATGAACTAGAGCTTAAAGGAATGATTGGATCCAAAAATTTTTTTGAAGATGGAAATGGAATGGTAAATGGAAGTTTGGCATATCGAGATGCTGGAAGTACACTCAAACCATTGTTATATGCACTTACCATTGAAAAAGGTCAGTATTCTGTTAACTCCATTTTTTCTGATGAAAAATATTCTTTTTCTTTAGGACAAGGAGGTAACTACCTTCCTAGAAATGCAGATCTTCGGTATTGGGGAGATTTGACCTTGGCAGAAGCTTTAGGAAACTCTCGGAACATACCAGCTGTGACTGCGATCAACCAATTGGGTGTAAATACATTTTATCGATTTTTGCAATCAGCTGGATTCACTCATTTAAAAGAGTCCCCTCAGTTTTATGGCCCAGGGCTTGCTTTGGGTGCTGGTGGAACAAGCCTCCTCCAGTTAACACGTGCTTATGGAACATTTCCTCTAAAAGGAATCCTTCCTAAAATTCTCCTGGGAAAAATTGACAACCAACCATTATACTTTGGTGATTCGTCTCAATTATTTTCTCCTGAAACTGCAGAAGAGATAAAGTTTGTATTAAGAGATCCTAAGTTAAGGCAGAGGGCATTTGGACGGCGAAGTTATTTGGATTTTCCTTTCCCCGTTTCCATCAAAACTGGAACTTCGAAAGACTATCGAAATTCTTGGACAGTAGCATTTAATGAAAATTATGTGGTGGGAGCTTGGGTTGGAAATTTTTCTGGGGAAAGAACTATGGATGTATCTGGTTCTTTTGGAGCCGGACGAATTGTTCAGAATATATTTCGTACTTTGATGAAAGACAAACCAAAACTGGAATACCATTCTCATTTAACGGAAACTAGAAATTTTTGTCGAGTCACTGGGAAGTTAGCACAAATGAATTGTCCTTCCATTGTATTAAGAGTCAGAAAAAAAGTATTCCTTCCTGAACCCTGTGATAAACATAAAGAAGAACCATCTGGATCCGTTTTGGGTGTCGGTTTTGTTTATCCTTCGATGGGACAAATATTTTTATACCATCCATCTTATGAAAGGGAAACACAAAGTATTCCTGTCAGAATCCGCGAAATGAAAACCTTAAAGGAACCAAAATTAATTTGGAATGAGAAAGAAGAACTAAAACCATCCTCAAACGGCGAGTTACGTTTGCCTATCATTCGGGGTAAACAATCATTAGTATTATATGATGGAGAAATGAAGAAGGCATCTGTTGATTTCGAAGTTAAATAA
- a CDS encoding sulfatase-like hydrolase/transferase — protein MISKLNKLGNSIRSLFLGNVSSLLLCIFFYIFWGPNTISFQGWFYFHGFFLTVFLIFNLVLDSFLNQKLKIKNSKPILFYRLVLWTLFVVVLSYQQVYQTALTVSLVVYFFQHLSLLYSDILNFVYQWNLWQWIGLLIGYYLIITRKTLESKKHLIGFFTCILLFVSFRCGLDLLRSNTDPKPNTSQILQRVKSNLESIPGKPNLVFVLLEGVPRKHLSKLKSRYIDFSKLAGSYFWIPMPHTSKSLFTWMTGESQLNHTRLRLDDSILESNLPKELESKHGYHTEMTYTQSIYFEGMEQFFPKIFQVVLDKSELEKRFGALHSSFSWGMDDRVIFPAIKQISNSKMPYFLFLGLSQTHSPYFVSKNSFDGQRISPFDRYMDSLLEEVEVLDSIISYLKENTSRETVVILSSDHGESFGEEGAHAHNYSLYNQETDVPFLLYFVKSNQIYIPKLGSSIDFKDTILTLIETNSLEKENTRNTNFFHPNYQLDLVLKTWNSEIQKSWINNEKKYIYHSDRDRLFEMDFGEEKRIPVTDPKFKQKILDHIYSKID, from the coding sequence TTGATTTCGAAGTTAAATAAGTTAGGTAATTCAATTCGTTCTTTGTTTTTGGGAAATGTTTCCAGCTTACTTCTTTGTATATTTTTTTATATTTTTTGGGGACCTAACACAATTTCCTTCCAAGGTTGGTTCTACTTTCATGGATTTTTCCTGACTGTATTTTTAATTTTTAACTTGGTTTTAGATTCTTTTTTGAATCAAAAGCTGAAGATTAAAAATTCAAAGCCGATTCTTTTTTATCGATTGGTTTTATGGACTCTTTTTGTGGTGGTTCTTAGTTACCAACAAGTGTATCAAACTGCATTGACTGTTTCTCTTGTTGTATATTTTTTTCAACACCTTTCTCTTCTCTACTCTGATATCCTAAATTTTGTATACCAGTGGAATCTTTGGCAATGGATTGGATTGTTGATTGGATACTATTTGATTATTACGAGAAAAACTTTAGAGTCAAAGAAACATTTGATTGGATTTTTCACCTGTATTCTGTTATTTGTTTCTTTTCGTTGCGGACTGGACTTATTACGTTCCAATACTGATCCAAAACCTAACACTTCACAAATACTACAACGAGTGAAATCCAATTTAGAATCGATTCCAGGAAAACCAAATTTGGTTTTCGTTTTATTGGAAGGTGTTCCAAGGAAACACTTAAGTAAATTAAAATCACGTTATATTGATTTTTCTAAATTAGCGGGATCTTATTTTTGGATTCCTATGCCACATACCTCCAAAAGTCTTTTTACTTGGATGACGGGAGAGTCACAACTAAACCACACTCGTTTGCGTTTGGACGATTCCATATTAGAATCGAATCTTCCCAAAGAATTAGAATCAAAACATGGTTATCATACAGAGATGACCTATACTCAATCCATATACTTTGAAGGGATGGAACAATTTTTTCCAAAAATCTTTCAAGTTGTTTTGGATAAATCAGAATTAGAAAAAAGATTTGGGGCTCTTCATTCCTCTTTTAGTTGGGGAATGGATGACAGAGTCATTTTTCCTGCGATCAAACAAATTTCGAATTCAAAAATGCCTTATTTTTTATTTTTAGGTCTAAGCCAAACCCATAGTCCTTATTTTGTATCCAAAAACAGTTTTGATGGTCAAAGAATATCACCTTTTGATCGTTATATGGATTCTCTTTTGGAGGAAGTCGAAGTTTTGGATTCGATTATTTCTTATTTAAAAGAAAATACTTCAAGGGAAACTGTAGTCATTCTTTCTTCCGACCATGGGGAATCCTTTGGCGAAGAAGGAGCTCATGCTCATAATTATTCTTTATACAATCAAGAAACAGATGTTCCTTTTTTATTGTATTTTGTTAAATCGAACCAAATTTACATTCCTAAACTCGGAAGTTCAATCGATTTTAAAGATACCATTCTAACTTTGATAGAGACAAACTCTTTAGAAAAAGAAAATACGCGAAATACAAATTTTTTCCATCCGAACTATCAACTGGATTTAGTTTTGAAAACTTGGAATTCAGAGATTCAAAAATCTTGGATTAACAATGAAAAAAAATACATCTATCATAGCGATAGAGATCGATTATTCGAAATGGACTTTGGGGAAGAAAAAAGAATTCCCGTTACTGATCCTAAATTTAAACAAAAAATTTTAGACCATATATATTCGAAAATTGATTAG
- a CDS encoding TetR/AcrR family transcriptional regulator, giving the protein MSRTAVAERSPKKRAVLEKDKLSKRTSILQSAAFLLQKKDWAELSMDEVAKRAKIAKGTLYLYFPTKEDLCLRVHIGDYEAWFLDMENFLTETQSIDANQFAKWFVDSMDRHVRFLKLLPIVPTILEKNASVETIREFKLSLKEQIFKVLPLLFQTFPFLNEQSGFLFLMQCHALAVGSWSHGFPSNQVKEAVKENGLDIFILDYKSFLRNSILTLLNGNKSV; this is encoded by the coding sequence ATGAGCCGCACAGCAGTTGCAGAACGTTCGCCAAAAAAAAGAGCAGTATTGGAAAAAGACAAACTTTCCAAACGCACCTCCATTCTCCAATCGGCGGCATTTCTTTTACAAAAGAAAGACTGGGCGGAACTCTCTATGGATGAAGTTGCCAAACGAGCCAAAATTGCAAAAGGTACTCTATACTTATACTTTCCGACAAAGGAAGATCTTTGCCTTCGTGTTCACATAGGTGATTATGAAGCTTGGTTTTTAGACATGGAAAATTTTCTAACAGAAACACAATCAATTGATGCGAATCAGTTTGCGAAATGGTTTGTAGATTCTATGGATCGACATGTTCGATTTTTAAAACTTCTACCAATTGTTCCAACTATCTTAGAAAAAAATGCCAGTGTAGAAACCATTCGCGAATTCAAACTTAGTTTGAAGGAACAAATTTTTAAAGTCTTACCACTTCTATTCCAAACCTTTCCCTTTTTAAATGAACAATCAGGTTTTTTATTTTTGATGCAATGCCATGCCTTAGCTGTTGGATCTTGGTCTCATGGATTTCCATCCAATCAAGTAAAAGAAGCAGTCAAGGAAAACGGATTGGATATATTCATTTTAGATTATAAAAGTTTTTTAAGAAACTCCATCTTAACATTGTTAAACGGAAATAAATCAGTCTAA
- a CDS encoding DUF5329 family protein has product MKNLNSLGILFSVFVFVSSHFSLLYGKTSSCAELTEEQKIEKLLVKLGKVQGSLIRNGETHSAEAGEKHLRYKLEEAKKSFFAPDPKEWTAKLFIEKVASKSFLTGTPYQIKFSDGKEIKSRDWLLSELTKIESCL; this is encoded by the coding sequence ATGAAAAATCTTAACTCTTTGGGAATTCTATTCTCTGTGTTTGTTTTTGTTAGTTCTCACTTTTCCCTATTGTATGGAAAAACGAGTTCTTGTGCGGAATTGACTGAGGAGCAAAAAATTGAAAAACTTTTGGTGAAACTCGGTAAAGTCCAAGGAAGTTTGATTCGTAATGGAGAAACTCATTCCGCAGAAGCTGGAGAAAAACATTTACGTTACAAATTAGAGGAAGCAAAAAAATCTTTTTTTGCACCCGATCCTAAAGAATGGACTGCCAAATTATTTATCGAAAAAGTAGCATCAAAATCATTTCTTACGGGAACTCCTTATCAAATTAAATTTTCAGATGGCAAAGAAATCAAATCCAGAGACTGGTTACTTTCTGAATTAACCAAGATCGAGTCTTGTTTGTAA